GAGAAGTACAGCACGTATGTGCAGCTTGTGTAGGGACGATGGCTGGTGAGTGTGTACATTCCCACCCGAGCTATGGTGGCGGATTGGGAGAAAAGCAGATTCCTTCGCTACGCTACGGAATGGAAATGCAAAAGGGAGAGCGCTCGGGGTTCAGAGTGAAAATTCAATGAAGAGGCCCGGCGTGATTGCCGGGCCTTTGTGTTTGTCTTTGCGCCGGAGGCGCGTCTCGCCCTCCGCGAAGGAGTCAGATGCGCATGGGCATGAGGATGTAACGGTACTTGATGTCTTCGTTCGAGTCTTCGGGACGCATCTGGCCGGCGCTCTGGGCGTCCTTGAATTCGAGGCGCACTTCGCCGCTGTTGCCGATGGCCTTCAGGAAGTCGATCAGGTACTGGCTGTTGAAGCCGACGACGAGCGGGTCGTAGTTGTATGGCGTCTCGATGGAGTCTTCTGATTCACCTGAGTCGGTCGATGACGACGACAACTTCAGCTCGTTCTGTTCGAGACGGATCTTGATGGCGCCGGAGCGTTCGTCGGCGAACTGGGCGACGCGCTGGATGGAGCCCATGAGGTCTTCCGAGCGGACGATGACGAACTTGTTGTTGTCGCGCGGGAGCACGGCTTCGTAGTTGGGGAACTGGCCGGTGAGCTTGCGGCTGGTGAGGACCCGGCCGCCGACGCGGAAGTAGAGCGTCTGCTCATCGTCTGCGAAGTCGATGGTCTCGGCGTCGGTTGCGCCGAGCAGCGAGGCAAGCTCGTTGAGGGCCTTGCGCGGGATGAGCGTCTTCTTCTCGCCGGAGATGCCGTCGAGCGTCTCGCCGAGTTTTTCGATGTGCGCCAAGCGATGGCCGTCGGTGGCGACCATCGTCATCGACTCGGCCTTGAGGACGAGCAGCGCGCCGTTGAGCGTGTAGCGGCTCTCTTCGTTCGAGATGGCGAAGGTGGTCTTGGCGACCATGTTTTTTAGCGATGCGACGGAGAGCTTGACTGCGCCTGAGGCGGGAAATTCGGGGACCTGCGGGAAGTTGGCGCGGGCCATGCCGACCATCTTGGTGTTGGAGCGACCGGCGCGAATCTGGACCCAGTGGTTGTCCATCAGCTTGATGGAGATATCGCCGTCGGGCAGCAGCTTGATGTAGTCGTAGAGCTTGCGTGCAGGAATGGTGCAGGCGCCGGGCTTCTTGACCTTCGCCGAGCAGCTTGTCTTCATGCTCTGGTCGAGATCGGTTGCGGTGATGGTGAGCTGATCGTCACTGGCTTCGAAGAGAAAGTTCGACAGGATGGGAATCGTGGTTTTGCGTTCGACAACGCTCTGCGCGGCGGTCAGCTCCCGGAGCAGTTCCGCGCGCGAAACAGAGATTTCAAGGTTGCCGGTGGGGGCTGCGGTCTCGGTCATCTGGGACTCCTGGGTCGCTGTCGTCACGGTTCACTCCAGAATTGGGCTGTTGCCAAACTGTACACCGAATGGGCGTTTCAGTGCACGTAGGTCTTCAGGTTGATTCTAGGGGTCAGGCGTGGTTTCCTGCGAATGAATTGTCTGTGGAAAGTTTGTACCTTGTGTGAGACATGGGGACTGGAGTCTTTAGACAATGTTGCGGTGGGTGATGGTCAGAGTGCGAATACTGCTTCTAAGTATTAAGACTTAAAAGAACAAAAAACTAGTAGCAGTAGTCGTTGTCGCTGGAAAAGTGGATAAAGGGTGGATGTGCTTGCAGGAAACGGAGTTGAGTGGGTGACGGGATTTAGAAAAGTGGGTTGTGGAGAAACTGAGAAGTGGGAAGAGATGTGAGCGGCGAGGCTTTCGGTCCCAGGTTCTCCAACTTCTTCACAACTGCCCAGGTTCTGACGGCGAGAAGACTAGCTGTGTTTCGTGGGAATAGTGGCCAAGTTTGTGAGATTGAAGGAGCTTAGCGAGTCCGCATTTTTCACAGATGTGGATTGAGGCGAAGGAAAAGTCGTCCGGATGTGCGGGTTGTCAGTTTGGGCTTTCATGCCGACAACCCGCAGATTCGATCTGTGACGGGTGAACCTACGCTTTGGTGGCAAGCACGAGCGGGGACGGGCCAGGCGAGTCGAGCAGGCGCGGGTTGGTGAAACCGGCCTCTTTGAGCCAGGTGGAGATCTCCTCGAATGAGTAGGTGTCGCCGTCATCGGTGTTGACCAGCATGTTGGCGCCGAAGATCAGGCCGCCGACCGGGCCGGTGCGGTCCTGATTGACGAGGAACTCCTGGATGGCGATGGTGCCGCCTGAGGCCAAGGCGGCAGCGGTCTTCTGGAGCAACTTGCGGCTGCGCGTTTCGCCTTCGCTGTGCAGGATGTGGCCGAGTGTGGCGAGGTTCTGGCCGGAGCCGAAGTCGGCGGTGAGCAGGTCTCCGGCGACGAAGTTGTAGCGGTCGGAGAGGCCGAAGCGGGCGACGGTCTTCTTGGTGGTGGGTAGGACGCCGGGCCAGTCGACGGCCGTGACCGTGACGCGAGGAGAGCTTTGCGCAATGGCGATGCCCCAGACACCGGAGCCGGCGGCGAGGTCGAGCACGCGGAAGGGCGCGCCGGTGTCGCCGATGGCCAGATGTTTGCCCAGCGCAGTTGCCGCAGGGTAGCTCATGGGAAAGATGTCGGTGACGAACTCCTCGAAGAAAGCTGTGCCGGTGCTCTCCTGGTTGACGGACGCGGATGGCTTGCCGGTGCGGACGATCTCGGTCAGGCCAAGCCACTTGGGCAGCAACTGCGAGCTGGTGTGCCGGAGCAGGCCGCCCTGGAAGCTGGGCTTTGTGCTGACGAGGAATGCGCTGCTCTCCGGCGTGAGCGCGTATTTGTCGCCTTCGCGGGCAAGAAAGCCCAGGCCGACGAGCACGTTCATGATGGAGCGCAGGCCGCGCACGGATGCTCCGGTGACGGCTGCGGTTTCGTCGAGGGTTTTGGGACCGGAGTCGAGCACGTCGAAGACGCGAAGGCGGATGGCGCTCTCGAGCGCCAGAGGCGGAACATATCCCCAGGCAAATTGCATGATGCGTTCAGGTGTGACAGGTTGAGCGGGTGTGCTCATAGCGGCTCCTTGGTTGAATCGATTTATTGATTTGGACTGGCGAGCAATTCTACGCTGTGTGCTCGTGGGCTGGGCAGTATGAAAACAGTTGCAGAATATCGATTGCTTGCTGCTCCGGCTAGCGCACGGAACTTGCGGGCCATGGATCGTGCAGGTAGCCGGTGGTGCAGGTGTCGGGTGCATATTGCGCGCGCGTGGTGCGGATCAGACGCGCTTCGAGGGCTTGCGAGGTTTCGTCAGCGAAGGGGATGGAGCCTGGGCCTAGTTTTGTTGATGAGTGGAAGAGGACGGCTTTGTCTACGAGGTCTTCGCGAAGCAGTGTGGAGTTGAGGCGCTGGCCCGCCTCGACGAGAACGCTGATGATGTTGCGCGCGGCGAGTGAGCTGAGTACAACGCGAAGATCAATGCGGTTTGGTGCGATGATCTCGACGGCGGCGCCTTTTCGCTGGAGCGCCTGGACTTTCTCCTGCGGGGCGGCGCTGGTGGTGAAGAGAACGAGGTCGTCTGCTGCCGATGCGACGAGCGCGGAGTCGAGCGGGATGCGGAGGCGGGTGTCGAGTATGGCGCGGAGCAGAGGTCGGCGGCGTGGCTGGCCAGTGCGGTCGGTGAGGGCGGGGTTGTCGGCGAGCACGGTGCCGATGCCGGTGAGGATGGCGTCGGATGCGTGACGAAGCTGCTGCACCTCGGCGCGCGCGGCGGGGCCGGTGAGCCAGTACGGCTCGGTGGCGGTGCGGGATGCGGGCGGGGGCGCGAGATAGCCGTCGGCGGAGAGCGCGGCCTTAAGCGTGACGAATGGCGTGCGGTGCTGGATGAAGTGCGCGAAGGCGTCGTTGAGGTTGTGTGCCTCTTGCTGCAGGATGCCCACTTCGACTTCGATG
This is a stretch of genomic DNA from Edaphobacter acidisoli. It encodes these proteins:
- the dnaN gene encoding DNA polymerase III subunit beta, which produces MTETAAPTGNLEISVSRAELLRELTAAQSVVERKTTIPILSNFLFEASDDQLTITATDLDQSMKTSCSAKVKKPGACTIPARKLYDYIKLLPDGDISIKLMDNHWVQIRAGRSNTKMVGMARANFPQVPEFPASGAVKLSVASLKNMVAKTTFAISNEESRYTLNGALLVLKAESMTMVATDGHRLAHIEKLGETLDGISGEKKTLIPRKALNELASLLGATDAETIDFADDEQTLYFRVGGRVLTSRKLTGQFPNYEAVLPRDNNKFVIVRSEDLMGSIQRVAQFADERSGAIKIRLEQNELKLSSSSTDSGESEDSIETPYNYDPLVVGFNSQYLIDFLKAIGNSGEVRLEFKDAQSAGQMRPEDSNEDIKYRYILMPMRI
- a CDS encoding methyltransferase family protein — protein: MSTPAQPVTPERIMQFAWGYVPPLALESAIRLRVFDVLDSGPKTLDETAAVTGASVRGLRSIMNVLVGLGFLAREGDKYALTPESSAFLVSTKPSFQGGLLRHTSSQLLPKWLGLTEIVRTGKPSASVNQESTGTAFFEEFVTDIFPMSYPAATALGKHLAIGDTGAPFRVLDLAAGSGVWGIAIAQSSPRVTVTAVDWPGVLPTTKKTVARFGLSDRYNFVAGDLLTADFGSGQNLATLGHILHSEGETRSRKLLQKTAAALASGGTIAIQEFLVNQDRTGPVGGLIFGANMLVNTDDGDTYSFEEISTWLKEAGFTNPRLLDSPGPSPLVLATKA
- the ribD gene encoding bifunctional diaminohydroxyphosphoribosylaminopyrimidine deaminase/5-amino-6-(5-phosphoribosylamino)uracil reductase RibD, with the protein product MHTNPCNPRSLYPQSMPPDRNPEQDERFMLRALELARETTALASPNPQVGCVLVREGSILTEGAHRYETRDHAEIVALKQAGDAARGATAYVTLEPCAHHGRTGPCADALIAAGVARVVAATEDPNPLVSGQGFAKIRAANIEVEVGILQQEAHNLNDAFAHFIQHRTPFVTLKAALSADGYLAPPPASRTATEPYWLTGPAARAEVQQLRHASDAILTGIGTVLADNPALTDRTGQPRRRPLLRAILDTRLRIPLDSALVASAADDLVLFTTSAAPQEKVQALQRKGAAVEIIAPNRIDLRVVLSSLAARNIISVLVEAGQRLNSTLLREDLVDKAVLFHSSTKLGPGSIPFADETSQALEARLIRTTRAQYAPDTCTTGYLHDPWPASSVR